One window of the Crassaminicella thermophila genome contains the following:
- a CDS encoding flagellar FlbD family protein, with protein MITVSKLNGKKCVINSDLIEHIETTPDTVITLTTGKKIIVLESIDQIIDKIIQYKRKIYSHSTILQNLTRNEV; from the coding sequence ATGATTACTGTATCAAAATTAAATGGAAAAAAGTGCGTTATAAATAGTGATTTAATTGAACATATTGAGACTACACCTGATACCGTTATAACCCTTACAACGGGCAAAAAAATAATTGTTTTAGAATCTATTGACCAAATCATCGATAAAATCATACAATATAAGAGAAAAATCTATTCTCATTCGACAATTTTACAAAATCTTACTAGAAATGAGGTGTAG
- a CDS encoding flagellar hook protein FlgE, producing the protein MMRSMFSAVAGLSAHQMKMDVIGNNIANVNTVAFKSSRVTFKETFNQTIKGAGAGDSGRGGTNPMQIGLGADIGGIDVIQTRGAVERTDNPTDLMINGEGFFMVSDDPNYLNRYYTRAGNFIVDDYGNLCTQTGYKVLGYMADDTGRLKSNIEGIKIDKSAIYPPQATRPSDPPIPGEDIVTFTGNLNSNTKELEKLKSGAKVIGASGEDAIYNFDSELSKATGKPVYTQKNQDLSTALGRETTVEVFDDFGNVHQIKLVFAKKTVDTSSGESTWLVDAFYLNSDGAMLKNGDTNTYDTDGAANTSADGFSYNGGNSFELKFDKNGKVIGDSKMSFTIGKDLTKGADALTFEMNFNKLTQFADTSNADATKIKGYKQGALTGYSIASNGEIVGTFSNGQRRVLGRIGLANFSNPAGLQKTESNMYMETRNSGIPSIGLPASNGFAELNPGSLEMSNVDLGREFTNMITTQRGFQANSRVITTTDEMLQELVNLKR; encoded by the coding sequence ATGATGCGTTCAATGTTTTCAGCTGTAGCAGGATTGAGTGCTCACCAAATGAAGATGGATGTTATTGGTAATAACATTGCCAATGTAAATACAGTAGCTTTTAAAAGTTCTAGAGTAACGTTTAAAGAAACTTTTAATCAAACCATAAAAGGAGCAGGAGCAGGCGATAGTGGCCGTGGAGGAACAAATCCAATGCAGATAGGTCTTGGAGCAGATATTGGAGGGATAGATGTAATTCAAACTAGAGGAGCCGTTGAAAGAACGGATAACCCGACAGATTTAATGATAAATGGAGAAGGTTTTTTCATGGTTTCAGATGATCCTAATTATTTAAATAGATATTATACTAGAGCAGGAAATTTTATAGTAGATGATTATGGAAATCTATGTACTCAAACTGGATATAAGGTATTAGGATATATGGCTGATGATACAGGTCGCTTAAAAAGTAACATAGAAGGGATTAAAATAGATAAGTCTGCAATATATCCTCCGCAGGCAACAAGACCTTCAGATCCGCCAATACCAGGAGAGGACATTGTTACATTTACTGGAAACCTAAATTCAAATACAAAAGAATTAGAAAAATTAAAATCAGGAGCAAAAGTCATAGGTGCTTCAGGAGAAGATGCCATATATAATTTTGATTCAGAACTTTCAAAAGCAACTGGGAAACCAGTTTATACACAAAAGAATCAAGATTTAAGTACTGCTCTTGGAAGGGAAACAACAGTAGAGGTATTTGATGATTTTGGTAATGTTCATCAAATTAAACTGGTATTTGCTAAGAAAACTGTGGATACTAGCTCTGGAGAAAGCACTTGGTTAGTAGATGCCTTTTATTTAAATAGTGATGGAGCTATGCTTAAAAATGGTGATACAAATACATATGATACTGATGGTGCTGCAAATACAAGTGCTGATGGATTTAGCTATAATGGTGGAAATTCCTTTGAACTCAAATTTGACAAAAATGGAAAAGTAATAGGTGATTCAAAAATGAGTTTTACGATAGGAAAAGATTTAACAAAAGGGGCAGATGCATTAACCTTTGAAATGAACTTTAACAAACTGACTCAGTTTGCAGATACGTCAAATGCAGATGCTACAAAAATAAAAGGATATAAACAAGGGGCTCTTACAGGATATTCAATTGCTTCTAATGGTGAAATTGTGGGTACTTTTTCTAATGGTCAAAGAAGAGTTTTAGGAAGAATTGGATTAGCTAATTTTAGTAATCCTGCAGGACTTCAAAAAACAGAGTCAAATATGTATATGGAAACTAGAAATTCAGGAATACCTTCGATTGGCCTTCCAGCTTCAAATGGATTTGCTGAACTAAATCCAGGAAGCCTTGAAATGTCAAATGTCGATTTAGGAAGAGAATTTACTAATATGATTACAACACAAAGAGGATTCCAAGCGAATTCAAGAGTTATTACAACAACAGATGAAATGTTACAAGAATTGGTAAATTTAAAGAGATAA